A genome region from Sebastes umbrosus isolate fSebUmb1 chromosome 22, fSebUmb1.pri, whole genome shotgun sequence includes the following:
- the LOC119481819 gene encoding SH3 domain-containing protein 19-like — protein sequence MAEARSEEEEENMMRDSREPVVRRQPNSSGGRPDRRKPEHRHSQGPLSSIRAAIKRTSTRSTSLSESSRDRDRDRERERDRDRDRDRDRDRDRRRPEITILSAEPLSSTSWFPGASGGFPPPPPPAAQIWGPTIPPSIQPPPSYEEVIREKTQEQVLLPPPSSCPSSSSRPASTITIATQTDPGSAPDPLDSPARRPLRPPRPPYPPKPSHVDDIIAIAASQSTHASLDSVVPSGARTHCCDLLAELCSPLTTTSGAQTDQWDQSFAAVDVATPPASSSHAPSERPTPRPRSRLSAPTGSDVRVQTLVKLREDGLATLAAARGGTDAADRGVSQGKYLQELLDAFSGDDWGFPDRHSGQSESEEDEDEDEEDMATLKARIQAFEQQVDDGSGGDGNNGDCVVTKRPEPRPRPRLQGQPAKSIPPTVAPKPKNFSHAPKPSSKVFWEEGGLTDSGSAEKTTDVNTQSATEPTASCSPKSAPALVPQPQKPSVSPKPQSAPEPLPSGTSAPVPAPRPPPPKLTPSVSEANPKPPPRPPVAPRASVGAPHQDKSATAGHAAPSLPPRPSVEVGQTETQTQTGGDVTQDAANQTVKVGSVRPGVPTKPAALTSPRRASAPNLAPKPSVALPAPPDPNPVQSKPTAPPKPSGPTPGLKPSTPAPALAPALAPAMAPALAPALAPALAPALAPALAPALAPALAPALVPAPAPAPAPAPAPAPAPALVPAPAPAPALVLAPAPAPAPAPALPPAPSLAPAPALRKGPLIHTKPETTGTANPDSSDPPLPPRPSSVKLLPLRPPPIKSIPGRPPPPAVSSSANQSTPPSKTSPAPYVPPASQSSPPQTTSPVSANQVQPQRAPKRGPPLPPRPKPGHPLYNSYVKQEVLIVLDDPSPSEHQSGEGRSQTAVINPSQCLLDLDTQPEPAQDQDSQSKPGLEGLSLSDSQSILPVQPTEQKEQPDPPPVSGPRCVALFDYEGEEEDELTFSQGDVIALLELMGEEWGRGQIHGRIGIFPLNFAEVVEPPSPEGKPAPAETTVTTGSTAPKTSPDRDPSEVKEWAEALFDFPGQTAEDLSFHKGALIQVTEHIDAEWKRGRLEGREGIYPAAFTQPCLAQPIPGQQSAVKGLAKFDFTAESVDELTLKVGDIVTQVEFVDEQWILGVVGGKRGIVPKNYISLL from the exons GTCGTCCTGACAGACGTAAACCGGAGCATCGTCACAG ccaggGTCCTCTCTCGTCCATCAGAGCAGCCATCAAGAGAA CCTCCACCAGGTCAACGTCTCTCTCTGAATCgtccagagacagagacagagacagagagcgagagagggacagggacagagacagggacagagacagagacagagacaggag GCGACCGGAGATCACCATCCTGTCTGCGGAGCCGCTGTCCTCCACGTCCTGGTTCCCTGGAGCCTCTGGAGGATTcccacctccccctcctcctgctgcacAGATCTGGGGACCCACAATCCCTCCGTCCATACAG cctcctcCGTCCTACGAGGAGGTGATCAGGGAGAAGACACAGGAGCAggttctccttcctcctccttcctcctgccCCTCCTCATCATCACGTCCAGCTTCTACGATAACCATCGCCACCCAGACCGACCCGGGATCCGCCCCCGACCCCCTGGACTCTCCGG cgaGAAGACCATTGAGACCGCCGCGGCCGCCTTACCCTCCCAAACCGTCTCACGTTGATGACATCATCGCCATCGCAGCCAGCCAATCAACACACGCCTCCCTTGACAGCGTGGTACCAAGCGGCGCCCGCACACACTGCTGCGACCTCCTCGCTGAGCTCTGCTCGCCTTTGACCACGACCTCCGGTGCTCAAACTGACCAATGGGATCAGTCTTTTGCTGCCGTTGACGTGGCAACTCCTCCCGCCTCTTCCTCTCACGCCCCGTCGGAGCGCCCCACGCCACGCCCCCGCTCCAGGCTCAGCGCGCCGACCGGCAGCGACGTCAGAGTCCAGACCTTGGTGAAACTGCGCGAGGACGGTTTGGCGACGCTAGCTGCTGCCCGCGGGGGAACCGACGCCGCCGACCGGGGAGTGAGTCAGGGGAAGTACCTTCAGGAGCTGCTCGACGCCTTCAGCGGGGACGACTGGGGCTTCCCTGATCGCCACAGCGGCCAATCAGAGagcgaggaggacgaggacgaggacgaggaggacatGGCGACTCTGAAAGCGAGGATACAAGCCTTTGAGCAGCAGGTGGATGATGGGAGCGGCGGAGACGGGAACAACGGAGACTGTGTCGTCACTAAGAGACCTGAACCCCGGCCACGCCCTCGTCTCCAGGGGCAACCAGCCAAATCCATCCCTCCCACCGTCGCCCCGAAACCCAAAAACTTTTCACATGCACCCAAACCGTCTAGCAAGGTATTCTGGGAGGAAGGTGGCTTGACAGACTCGGGTAGCGCTGAGAAAACAACCGACGTGAACACTCAATCTGCGACCGAACCGACAGCTTCCTGTTCCCCGAAATCTGCTCCAGCTTTGGTACCGCAACCCCAAAAACCCTCCGTATCACCGAAACCACAGTCTGCACCAGAACCCCTCCCGTCCGGTACCTCGGCCCCCGTCCCGGCCCCCAGGCCTCCTCCGCCCAAACTCACCCCCTCCGTCAGTGAGGCCAACCCCAAACCTCCGCCCAGACCTCCGGTCGCCCCCAGGGCCAGCGTAGGGGCTCCGCACCAGGATAAGAGCGCCACGGCTGGGCACGCCGCCCCAAGTCTGCCCCCGAGACCCTCTGTGGAGGTTGGACAGACCGAGACTCAGACCCAGACCGGAGGTGATGTGACGCAGGACGCTGCAAACCAAACCG TGAAAGTAGGAAGTGTTCGTCCAGGCGTCCCGACCAAACCAGCAGCCCTGACCTCACCACGCAGAGCCAGCG CTCCAAATCTGGCCCCCAAACCCAGTGTAGCCTTGCCAGCACCTCCAGATCCAAACCCAGTCCAGTCCAAACCTACAGCTCCCCCCAAACCTTCAGGGCCAACCCCGGGCCTCAAACCCTCAACCCCAGCTCCGGCTTTGGCTCCGGCTTTGGCTCCAGCTATGGCTCCTGCTTTGGCTCCGGCTTTGGCTCCGGCTTTGGCTCCGGCTTTGGCTCCGGCTTTGGCTCCGGCTTTGGCTCCGGCTTTGGCTCCGGCTTTGGTTCCGGCTCCGGCTCCGGCTCCGGCTCCGGCTCCGGCTCCGGCTCCGGCTCCAGCTTTGGTTCCGGCTCCGGCTCCGGCTCCAGCTTTGGTTCTGGCTCCGGCTCCGGCCCCGGCTCCGGCTCCGGCTTTGCCTCCGGCTCCGTCTTTGGCTCCGGCTCCGGCCCTGAGGAAGGGCCCCTTGATCCACACCAAACCAGAAACTACCGGCACTGCAAACCCAGACTCCTCGgaccctcctctccctccacg GCCTTCGAGCGTGAAGCTCCTCCCCCTCCGTCCTCCACCAATCAAATCCATCCCCGGGCGGCCGCCACCTCCAGCCGTCAGCTCCTCAGCCAACCAGTCGACTCCTCCGTCCAAAactagccccgccccctacgtCCCCCCAGCCAGCCAGTCTTCGCCTCCACAAACCACTTCTCCCGTATCAGCCAATCAGGTGCAGCCTCAACGGGCACCAAAGAGAGGACCGCCTCTGCCCCCCCGCCCAAAACCTGGACACCCGCTCTATAACAGCTACGtg AAACAGGAAGTCCTGATCGTCCTGGACGACCCGAGTCCCTCAGAGCACCAATCAGGTGAAGGGAGGAGTCAAACCGCCGTCATCAACCCATCACAGTGTCTCCTGGACCTGGACACCCAACCAGAGCCTGCCCAAGATCAGGACAGCCAATCAAAACCTGGCCTGGAGGGCCTCAGCCTGTCAGACTCACAG TCCATTCTTCCGGTGCAGCCCACTGAGCAGAAAGAACAACCCGACCCTCCTCCTGTCAG cggtCCTCGGTGCGTCGCCTTGTTCGACTACGAGGGCGAGGAAGAAGACGAGCTCACCTTCTCCCAGGGTGATGTCATCGCCCTCCTGGAGCTCATGGGGGAGGAGTGGGGGCGTGGCCAGATCCACGGGCGAATCGGGATATTCCCCCTGAACTTCGCCGAGGTGGTGGAGCCGCCCTCGCCGGAGGGAAAACCAGCGCCAGCAGAGACCACGGTGACAACAGGAAGTACCG CACCAAAGACGTCACCGGACCGCGACCCCTCAGAG gtgaaGGAGTGGGCTGAGGCTCTGTTTGACTTCCCCGGTCAGACTGCAGAGGACCTGTCCTTCCACAAGGGGGCGCTCATCCAGGTGACGGAGCACATTGACGCTGAGTGGAAGAGAGGACGactggaggggagggagggcatCTACCCTGCTGCCTTCACACAGCCCTGCCTCG CTCAGCCAATCCCAGGCCAGCAGTCAGCGGTTAAAGGATTGGCCAAGTTTGACTTCACAGCAGAGAGTGTGGATGAGCTCACTTTAAAG GTCGGTGACATCGTAACACAGGTGGAGTTTGTGGATGAGCAGTGGATTCTGGGAGTTGTGGGCGGGAAGCGTGGGATTGTTCCGAAAAACTACATTTCACTTCTCTGA
- the LOC119481827 gene encoding LOW QUALITY PROTEIN: tripartite motif-containing protein 16-like (The sequence of the model RefSeq protein was modified relative to this genomic sequence to represent the inferred CDS: deleted 2 bases in 2 codons) has translation MAQQGYQADEVKFSCSICLDLLKDPVTIPCGHNYCMSCIKTHWDEEDQKINHSCPQCRQTFYPRPALGKNTMLAELVEEVKKTGLQAAPADHRYAGPGDVACAVCTGRKLKAFKSCLVCLASYCEQHLQPHYESPAFKKHKLVDASVKLRENICSRHDEVMKMFCRTDQQCICYLCSMDEHKGHDTVSTAAERTEKQKELDESRQKLQQRIQNREKDVKVLQQETKTINRSADKAVEDSEKIFTELIRLIEKRSSDVKQKIRSRQKTEVSRVKELQEKLQQEIAELKRKDAELEELSRTEDHTQFLSKYPSLSKLTGSTDSPRPKNNHLQDYEDVMAAVTAVRDKMQAILTETRLQWSPATRAEFFQYSRQITLDPNTAMHILVLSEGNRKITYDYNASHSPHPDRFLGMPQVLSKDGLTGRSDEVKFCCSICLDLLKDPVTIPCGHNYCMSCIKTHWDGEDQKIIYSCPQCRQTFYPRPVLGKNTMLAELVEEAKKTGLQAAHRYAGSGDVACAICTGRKLKAFKSCLVCLVSYCEQHLQPHYESPAFKKHKLVDASVKLRENICSRHDEVMKIFCRTDQQCICYLCSVDEHKGHNTISASAERTEKQKELDESRQKLQQRIQDREKNVKVLQQETKTINRSADKAVEDSEKIFTELIRLIEKRSSDVKQQIRSRQKTEVSRVKGLQKKLQQETAKLKRKDTELEHLSRTEDHTQFLSKYPSLSKLTGSTDSPRPKPNRLQDYEDVMAAVTAVRDKMLAILTETRPSVEPTTRVELLRYSRQIMLDPNTAMASLVLSKGNRKITYDNNASCSPHPDRFIYISQVLSKDGLTGRCYWEVEMSRNAGVAVSYRSIARSGDFNTFVFGCNEKSWVLLGCDNSYTFRHDNCPISISGPKSSRIGVYLDHSAGILSFCSVSETMTLLHRVQTTFTEPLYAGLYLRGSDGDTVEFCELGLPQ, from the exons atggcgcagcAAGGATACCAAGCAGACGAGGTGAAATTCTCTTGttccatctgtctggatctactgaaggatccggtgactaTTCCCTGTGGACACAACTACTGCATGAGCTGTATTAAAACCCACTGGGATGAAGAAGATCAGAAGATAAACCACAGCTGTCCTCAGTGCCGACAGACTTTCTACCCGAGGCCTGCCCTGGGGAAAAACACCATGTTGGCAGAGTTAGTGGAGGAAgtgaagaagactggactccaagctgctccagCTGATCACCGCTATGCTGGACCTGGAGATGTGGCCTGTGctgtctgcactgggaggaagctgaaagccttcaagtcctgtctggtatgtctggcctcttactgtgagcaacacctccagcctcactATGAATCAcctgcttttaaaaaacacaaacttgtCGACGCCTCCGTTAAGCTCCGGGAGAACATCTGCTCCCGTCatgatgaggtgatgaagatgttctgccgcactgatcagcagtgtatctgttatctctgctctatggatgaacataaaggccacgacaccgtctcCACTGCAGCAGAACGGACCGAGAAGCAGAAGGAGCTCGATGAAAGTCGGCAAAAACTCCAGCAGAGAATCCAGAACCGAGAGAAAGACGTGAAGGTGCTTCAACAAGAGACGAAGACCatcaatcgctctgctgataaagccgtggaggacagtgagaagatcttcactgagctgatccgtctcattGAGAAAAGAAGCTCTGATGTGAAGCAGAAGATCAGATCCCGGCAGAAAACTGAGGTGAGTCgggtcaaagagcttcaggagaagctgcagcaggagatCGCCGAGCTGAAGAGGAAAGACGCTGAGCTGGAGGAGCTCTCACGTACAGAGGACCACACCCAGTTTCTTAGCAAGTACCCCTCACTGTCAAAACTTACTGGATCTACAGACTCACCGAGACCAAAAAACAATCACCTGCAGGACTATGAGGATGTGATGGCAGCTGTGACAGCAGTCAGAGATAAGATGCAGGCCATTCTTACCGAGACAAGACTTCAGTGGAGTCCAGCGACCAGAGCTGAGTTCTTCCAATAC TCACGTCAAATCAcgctggatccaaacacagcaatG CATATTCTGGTTTTATCAGAGGGGAACAGAAAAATAACATATGACTATAATGCATCACATTCTCCACATCCAGACAGATTCCTTGGGATGCCTCAGGTGTTGAGTAAAGATGGattgactggacgtt CAGACGAGGTGAAATTCTGCTGttccatctgtctggatctattgaaggatccggtgactaTTCCCTGTGGACACAACTACTGCATGAGCTGTATTAAAACCCACTGGGATGGAGAAGATCAGAAGATAATCTACAGCTGTCCTCAGTGCCGACAGACTTTCTACCCAAGGCCTGTCCTGGGGAAAAACACCATGTTGGCAGAGTTAGTGGAGGAAGcgaagaagactggactccaagcaGCTCACCGCTATGCCGGATCTGGAGATGTGGCCTGTGCTatctgcactgggaggaagctgaaagccttcaagtcctgtctggtatgtctggtctcttactgtgagcaacacctccagcctcactATGAATCAcctgcttttaaaaaacacaaacttgtCGACGCCTCCGTTAAGCTCCGGGAGAACATCTGCTCCCGTCatgatgaggtgatgaagattttctgccgcactgatcagcagtgtatctgttatctctgttctgtggatgaacataaaggccacaACACCATCTCCGCTTCAGCAGAACGGACTGAGAAGCAGAAGGAGCTCGATGAAAGTCGGCAAAAACTCCAGCAGAGAATCCAGGACCGAGAGAAAAACGTGAAGGTGCTTCAACAAGAGACGAAGACCatcaatcgctctgctgataaagctgtggaggacagtgagaagatcttcactgagctgatccgtctcattGAGAAAAGAAGCtctgatgtgaagcagcagatcAGATCCCGGCAGAAAACTGAGGTGAGTCGAGTCAAAGGGCTTcagaagaagctgcagcaggagacCGCCAAGCTGAAGAGGAAAGACACCGAGCTGGAGCATCTCTCACGTACAGAGGACCACACCCAGTTTCTCAGCAAGTACCCCTCACTGTCAAAACTTACTGGATCTACAGACTCACCAAGACCAAAACCCAATCGCCTGCAGGACTATGAGGATGTGATGGCAGCTGTGACAGCAGTCAGAGATAAGATGCTGGCCATTCTTACCGAGACAAGACCTTCAGTGGAGCCCACGACCAGAGTTGAGTTATTACGATACTCACGTCAAATCAtgctggatccaaacacagcaatGGCCTCTCTAGTTTTATCAAAGGGGAACAGAAAAATAACGTATGACAATAATGCATCATGTTCTCCACATCCAGACagattcatttacatatctCAGGTGTTGAGTAAAGATGGactgactggacgttgttactgggaggtggagatgAGCAGGAACGCTGGAGTAGCAGTCTCTTACAGGAGTATTGCCAGATCAGGGGACTTTAATACATTTGTATTTGGATGCAATGAGAAGTCTTGGGTATTATTAGGTTGTGACAATAGTTATACTTTCAGACATGACAACTGTCCAATCAGCATCTCAGGCCCTAAATCCTCCAGAataggagtgtacctggatcacagcGCAGGTATTCTGTCTTTCtgcagcgtctctgaaaccatgaccctcctccacagagtccagaccacattcactgagccgCTCTACGCTGGACTTTATCTTCGTGGTTCTGATGGAGACACTGTTGAGTTCTGTGAGCTTGGGCTGccgcaataa